In Sparus aurata chromosome 2, fSpaAur1.1, whole genome shotgun sequence, a single genomic region encodes these proteins:
- the LOC115571652 gene encoding odorant receptor 131-2-like — MQNLTEFSGNVTSNNSMSMIIKVCVVIPFFLVFLCCIAVMLHIFVSYRQFMDTSRYILFAYMLINDTLQLLSSVLLFLFVMEGVKFALVYCIPLLIISTATFQNTQLILATMSLERYVAIFYPLQRPVAWRSDRIWIIILSLWLISCIFPIIDHSFMEHDPAVDILSTPILCKATVVNSSQNQTLFRAATSILFFAVVAVIILFTYVRILLETRKLRQDTASLSKAMHTVLLHGFQLLLCMLAFTIPITESVIVLHSNWRPEDVAYFNYFCFILIPRFLSPVIYGFRDQSLRSYIEKTFLCCLNTLKCSVRRELNGIGFHGRAAASKPYISK; from the coding sequence ATGCAGAATCTGACAGAATTTTCAGGCAATGTAACATCCAACAACAGCATGTCCATGATCATTAAGGTGTGTGTTGTTATCCCTTTTTTCCTTGTCTTCCTCTGTTGCATTGCTGTTATGCTGCACATCTTCGTGTCTTACAGGCAGTTCATGGACACTTCACGGTACATCCTGTTTGCCTACATGCTGATCAATGACACCCTGCAGCTCTTGTCCTCTGTTCTGCTCTTCCTTTTTGTCATGGAAGGGGTGAAATTTGCTCTTGTCTACTGCATTCCCTTGCTGATCATTTCCACTGCCACTTTCCAGAACACGCAGTTAATCCTGGCCACCATGTCACTCGAGCGTTACGTTGCCATCTTTTACCCCCTGCAGCGCCCTGTCGCCTGGCGCTCAGACCGCATCTGGATTATTATTCTGTCCCTGTGGCTCATCAGCTGCATCTTCCCGATCATTGACCACTCATTCATGGAGCATGATCCAGCTGTGGATATCCTCTCCACCCCCATACTTTGCAAAGCTACCGTTGTCAACTCATCTCAAAATCAGACATTGTTCAGAGCTGCTACAAGTATTCTCTTCTTCGCAGTAGTGGCTGTTATCATCCTCTTTACATATGTGAGAATCCTGCTGGAAACCAGGAAGCTCAGACAAGATACAGCGTCTTTGAGTAAAGCCATGCACACTGTGCTGCTGCACggcttccagctgctgctgtgcatgTTGGCCTTCACCATCCCCATCACTGAGAGTGTCATAGTGCTGCACTCCAACTGGAGACCAGAAGACGTCGCCTATTTTAATTACTTCTGTTTCATTCTAATACCCCGCTTTCTCAGCCCGGTCATCTACGGCTTTAGAGATCAGAGTCTCAGGAGCTACATTGAGAAAACATTCCTCTGCTGCTTGAACACA